A genome region from Helicobacter sp. 11S03491-1 includes the following:
- a CDS encoding HD domain-containing protein, with translation MVKFPIFNWRWLMPKPRLNAKLLRRIFVAASIRRWNDQACPVEFVELDKQAHKMVIAYLLARYEEQEKGICIDWEKLIKYFCFEFFSRVVLTDIKPPVFHQLQKHHQNELARYVMGEMQEELKGYGFIEEMHDYLRSPQVGLEVEILRASHYYASKWEFDIIYHFNPHMYDVENIKKIIDEEVEEHYHLCGIQKIVMFKNVRELVTMFGQLRFQKRWSQTPRVPATSVLGHTLFVAISAYLLSLDIKACKQMRINHFLCGLFHDLPEILTRDIISPIKRSVMGLDEHIKKIEEDAVKNKILSIVPSNIAEDIVYFTQNEFSNRYKIECFTRVAQSGEELMENFNYDTYSPVYGEFLKICDQLSAFLEAKISISHGISSIELCQGAENLLEKCKLYVVNGIDVGAIFRDFD, from the coding sequence ATGGTAAAATTTCCCATATTTAACTGGAGGTGGCTAATGCCAAAGCCAAGACTCAATGCTAAATTGTTGCGAAGAATTTTTGTTGCAGCCTCTATTCGAAGATGGAATGATCAAGCTTGCCCTGTTGAGTTTGTAGAGTTAGATAAACAAGCCCATAAAATGGTTATTGCTTACTTACTTGCTCGTTATGAAGAGCAAGAAAAAGGCATATGTATTGATTGGGAAAAACTTATTAAATATTTTTGTTTTGAATTTTTTTCTCGTGTTGTGCTTACAGATATTAAGCCCCCTGTATTTCACCAACTTCAAAAACACCATCAAAATGAGCTTGCACGGTATGTAATGGGTGAAATGCAAGAAGAATTGAAGGGTTATGGGTTTATTGAAGAAATGCATGATTACCTCCGTTCCCCCCAAGTTGGACTTGAGGTAGAGATCTTACGAGCATCCCATTATTACGCCTCAAAATGGGAATTTGATATTATCTATCATTTCAATCCCCATATGTATGATGTAGAAAATATTAAAAAAATCATTGATGAAGAAGTTGAGGAGCATTATCATTTGTGTGGGATTCAAAAGATTGTCATGTTTAAAAATGTGCGTGAGTTGGTTACAATGTTTGGGCAACTGCGGTTTCAAAAACGTTGGAGTCAAACACCGCGTGTTCCAGCTACAAGTGTATTAGGACATACGTTATTTGTAGCAATCAGTGCGTATTTGTTGAGTTTGGATATTAAAGCTTGCAAACAAATGCGTATTAATCATTTTTTATGTGGGTTATTTCATGATCTTCCTGAAATACTTACTCGAGATATTATTTCGCCTATCAAACGTAGTGTAATGGGGCTTGATGAACATATCAAAAAAATAGAAGAAGATGCAGTCAAAAATAAGATTCTCTCTATAGTTCCTTCTAACATTGCTGAGGATATTGTCTATTTTACTCAAAATGAATTTAGTAATCGTTATAAAATAGAATGTTTTACAAGAGTAGCACAGAGCGGGGAAGAATTGATGGAAAATTTTAATTATGATACCTATAGCCCTGTTTATGGAGAGTTCTTAAAAATTTGTGATCAACTCAGTGCTTTTTTAGAGGCAAAAATTTCTATTTCCCATGGAATTTCAAGTATAGAATTATGCCAAGGGGCAGAAAATTTACTTGAAAAATGTAAGTTATACGTTGTAAATGGTATTGATGTAGGGGCAATTTTTAGGGACTTTGATTAG
- the fliR gene encoding flagellar biosynthetic protein FliR, translating to MELLNSLTDGNVGYFLLLLLRFGGIFAFFPFFDSQLVPISVRAALTFFVSVLFFPLIPHVSFDFTPDQFVIAGAMEIMLGFVASLALQIVFGAIAFAGDSISFSMGFTIASAYDPLSGSQKPIVGQGIALLAVVIALSANFHHFILLFVSHTFLSLPLGEFVLSRDIVAYMTKAFANMFLIGFAMAFPILGLILLSDIIFGMIMKTHPQFNLLAIGFPVKIAIALVVIILVIPAIMVRFKDELNLAFLALKKLF from the coding sequence ATGGAACTTTTAAATAGCCTAACAGATGGAAATGTAGGGTATTTCTTACTTTTACTTTTACGTTTTGGGGGGATTTTTGCTTTTTTCCCTTTTTTTGATAGCCAACTTGTGCCTATTTCAGTCCGAGCAGCCCTAACTTTTTTTGTTAGTGTGCTTTTTTTCCCTCTGATCCCTCATGTTTCTTTTGACTTCACTCCGGATCAGTTTGTGATAGCAGGAGCTATGGAAATTATGCTTGGATTTGTAGCTTCGCTGGCTTTGCAAATTGTTTTTGGGGCAATTGCATTTGCAGGAGATAGCATTAGTTTTTCTATGGGTTTTACCATAGCAAGCGCTTATGATCCGCTTTCAGGATCTCAAAAACCTATTGTGGGACAAGGAATTGCGCTTTTAGCAGTTGTGATAGCTTTGAGCGCAAATTTTCATCATTTTATATTGTTATTTGTTTCTCATACATTTTTGAGCTTACCTTTAGGGGAATTTGTTTTGAGTAGGGATATTGTAGCCTATATGACTAAGGCATTTGCGAATATGTTTTTAATTGGTTTTGCTATGGCATTTCCTATTTTAGGATTGATACTTTTGAGCGATATTATTTTTGGTATGATTATGAAAACTCACCCACAATTTAATCTTTTAGCAATTGGATTTCCTGTGAAAATTGCTATTGCTTTGGTGGTGATTATTTTGGTTATCCCTGCGATAATGGTTCGCTTTAAGGATGAATTGAATCTGGCATTTTTGGCTTTGAAAAAGTTATTCTAA
- a CDS encoding molybdopterin molybdotransferase MoeA, whose translation MDIISLKEAQDFNFNLPLPHLEVVRKNIYEVLGDILAFDIFCSRPLPAFDHSAMDGYALKISDLDKKLKLKGRILAGEDTEGLEVSDGECIKIMTGGKIPKGADVVVPFEDSMVLQDCFIQIQKHFKHNENIRFQGEERALGSVIAKRGDKLTHGLIALIASQGIAEIEVYEKLKIAVYSTGDEVVEPGEKASQHQVYNINAVGIISLLSVYGHHSKYLGILNDSTQELHKAILNFEEYDVVITSGGASVGEADLLEKSLLSYGAKISYHKINLKPGRPIMLATLGKSIIFALPGNPLSGMVNLHSIVLSALERLRGANAYYPKPIIAKLKSPLHVKNGRVNMILGKYAEGIFEAYDGGKYSSNAISIVSQCNSVALIGEKISVVTGDIKILPYVMEFSDKISEFINE comes from the coding sequence ATGGATATAATTTCTCTAAAAGAGGCACAAGACTTTAACTTTAATTTGCCACTTCCTCATTTGGAAGTTGTGAGAAAAAATATTTATGAGGTTTTGGGTGATATTTTGGCGTTTGATATATTTTGTTCGCGTCCATTGCCTGCTTTTGATCATTCTGCAATGGATGGTTATGCCCTCAAAATTTCTGATTTGGACAAAAAGCTTAAACTCAAAGGTAGAATTCTGGCAGGAGAAGATACAGAAGGATTGGAGGTGTCAGATGGGGAATGTATCAAAATCATGACAGGCGGCAAGATCCCAAAAGGAGCAGATGTGGTTGTTCCTTTTGAGGATAGCATGGTCTTACAAGATTGTTTTATTCAAATTCAAAAACATTTTAAACACAACGAAAATATTCGTTTTCAAGGGGAGGAGAGAGCATTAGGGAGCGTGATCGCCAAGAGAGGAGATAAGCTTACTCATGGGTTGATTGCCTTGATTGCCTCTCAAGGTATTGCAGAAATTGAAGTTTATGAAAAACTAAAAATAGCTGTATATTCTACAGGAGATGAGGTTGTTGAACCTGGAGAAAAAGCAAGCCAACATCAAGTTTATAATATCAATGCGGTAGGGATTATTTCTTTATTAAGTGTTTATGGACATCACTCAAAGTACTTAGGGATTTTAAATGATAGCACACAAGAGCTTCATAAGGCTATCTTGAATTTTGAAGAATATGATGTTGTGATTACAAGTGGGGGGGCAAGTGTTGGTGAAGCAGATTTGTTAGAAAAGTCATTGTTATCCTATGGTGCAAAAATAAGCTATCATAAAATCAATCTCAAACCCGGACGCCCGATTATGCTTGCAACTTTAGGAAAAAGTATTATTTTTGCCCTTCCGGGGAACCCTCTGAGTGGAATGGTAAATCTTCATAGTATTGTTCTTTCGGCATTAGAGAGGCTAAGAGGAGCGAATGCTTATTATCCCAAGCCCATTATAGCTAAATTAAAATCCCCTCTTCATGTCAAAAATGGGCGTGTGAATATGATTTTGGGAAAATATGCAGAAGGAATTTTTGAAGCCTATGATGGGGGAAAATATAGTTCAAATGCTATTAGTATAGTAAGTCAATGCAATAGTGTTGCATTAATAGGAGAGAAAATATCTGTTGTTACAGGAGATATAAAGATTTTGCCTTATGTTATGGAATTTTCTGATAAAATAAGTGAATTTATCAATGAATGA